Proteins from one Cryptomeria japonica chromosome 4, Sugi_1.0, whole genome shotgun sequence genomic window:
- the LOC131046131 gene encoding (S)-canadine synthase-like, with the protein MFELFFLAVDSTSTALEWALAYLITHPKIQERAYQEVRLVMDGKEGGLLCLKDLGKLPYLQAVLKETLRKESIAPLAIVHQTVEESWKERVCAGMDLANFHVPITLASLLLKFEWACVKEGSPPDLTRHIPSLLVSMKYPLEARITCR; encoded by the exons ATGTTCGAGCTCTTTTTTCTCGCAGTAGACAGCACCTCCACAGCTCTAGAATGGGCTCTCGCTTATCTCATAACCCATCCTAAAATACAAGAAAGGGCTTATCAGGAGGTAAGACTAGTTATGGATGGAAAAGAAGGTGGGTTGTTATGTTTGAAGGATTTGGGGAAGCTGCCATACTTGCAAGCTGTTCTGAAGGAGACGTTGAGAAAAGAGTCGATAGCGCCGCTTGCAATTGTACACCAAACTGTGGAGGAGT CGTGGAAAGAACGAGTATGTGCCGGAATGGACCTTGCTAACTTTCATGTCCCCATCACTCTTGCCAGTTTATTGCTTAAATTTGAGTGGGCATGTGTGAAGGAAGGGAGTCCTCCGGACCTAACCAGGCATATTCCTTCCTTACTCGTGTCTATGAAATATCCATTGGAGGCTCGCATAACCTGCCGTTAG